In one Lolium rigidum isolate FL_2022 chromosome 3, APGP_CSIRO_Lrig_0.1, whole genome shotgun sequence genomic region, the following are encoded:
- the LOC124695939 gene encoding uncharacterized protein LOC124695939 → MAGCCVFLRWPSTSSASRLGYHAIDDEAGPPPATVTVVVGKDRRVFAVDQLVLDTYPFRVLLETAARKEERRGKSLFVDVDAILFEHILWLARCHDRSAVSLLQPDLKEIIDFYSQEA, encoded by the coding sequence ATGGCCGGCTGCTGCGTCTTCCTCCGGTGGCCATCCACCTCTTCTGCGTCCCGCCTCGGGTACCACGCCATCGACGACGAGGCCGGCCCGCCCCCGGCGACGGTGACGGTGGTCGTCGGGAAGGACCGGCGGGTGTTCGCCGTGGACCAGCTGGTGCTCGACACCTACCCGTTCCGGGTGCTCCTGGAGACGGCGGCGCGGAAGGAGGAGCGGCGGGGCAAGTCCCTGTTCGTGGACGTCGACGCCATCCTCTTCGAGCACATACTCTGGCTCGCCCGCTGCCACGACCGCTCAGCTGTTTCCCTCCTCCAGCCCGACCTCAAGGAGATCATCGACTTCTACTCCCAGGAAGCTTGA